The Ailuropoda melanoleuca isolate Jingjing chromosome 4, ASM200744v2, whole genome shotgun sequence region ATTTAATCTTTGTCGTTCACATTTACCTTCCCATTTTACTGGGAAGAAAAGTGAGAGGCTTGGGGTCCCAAGAAATGTGCCTGGTTAACACTGATTTCCCGACTCCCGAATTATTTCCTGAGTCCTGTGCATCCCCATTTCTAAGGCGTCCCAAGCCACCCTCCAGATCTTTTCTCTACTGCCAAAGCCAAGGATACAGGAGGCCAGATGGAGACCAAGGGTTTCACAAGAAACTGATCTTTACTCAACAAAGTTCTACACAAGTGGAATCTCACGCCGCCTCGGCGCCAATCCCCAGCACAGCACAGTAACAGATGGACAGACCCTGGAGCCCGTAggaggaagagggtgagggggaaggagggatgtgGGACAAAGAGGGACTGCAGATCGAGGCCAGTCAGGGTCCGCAGccctgggcaggggagagggttgAGAAGCTGAAACTTCGTTGTGcaaaaatcaaccaaaaataaattaaaaaattaaatagttttcttttaaaaaaaaagaaagaaggaaagaaagaagaaaactagaacCAGGCTCCCCTTCCCTGAAGGTGGCTGGAGCCCCCCATCCTGGATGGAAGGGGTTACCAATCCCATCAGACACCCAATCCATCCACACACCCCAAGACCCAGCAGAGGATGCTCCAAAGAACTGGATTACCAGAAAATTAAATGgtacctaatttttttcttttttttttctttttcttttttttaacaaatggctTCCAGAGACCTGCTGGAGTTTCACAGGGTAGGGAAGCCAGCGGAGTTTACGGAATGTGCACCAAGTGCCCCTCGGAATAGAGGCAGGGCCTGACCCTGTCTGGGGAAGACACAGGGCTATGATGGGGTTGGGTCCAGGGCCCTGCAGGGATGAACAGAACAAGCCCCGGGATGTAGGAATCCAGTCAAAGCCCACAAGACCCCCGAAGGGGCCCCCAGAGAAGTAAAAgtaggggagaagaaaaaggaaagcactaAGGGGGCTGCGGGGCCCAGTTCAGTTTTGAGGCCAACTGGGAAGTAACCACTCCCCCCCTCTAGGGGTGCCTCCCACGCCGTGACTGCATCCCCAACCCATCCCAGAAGGTCCCCTAGAATCAATGCCCCTGTCTGGTGGGGTCCTGCAGCCCACTGGGAGCCGCGATGAACAGGAAGCCCCAGGGACAAAGAGTGGGGTCAGGGGGTGTACCACGTTCTCCCCCTCCAAAACACTTGATTTCCTTCTTGCTGGCAAAGCATAAGCTTTCATCCTCTGGCCCCATCGATTAAacgccccagccctggccctcaaGTTAAAACTCAGGCTGGAACCTGAGACGAGGGCTCTCAGAAACACAGAGAACGGGCTACCCTTGAAACAGACTTGCTTATGGAGAGACGCGGGGGTCGGGGTCAGCAGCTGTGGCCGCCCCCAGCTCTCTTCAGGAAAAAGGCCCTGGCCCAGTGTCTTCAAAAGTCACTGGAGCAcagtggtggggggagaaagggCAACCTCTGGCCAGACCCAGCCACTCTGGCAGTCCCCACTCTTCTGGCTGGGACAGAGCAAGGAGGGGGGACACACAGGCCGTGGCTGCCACAGAGCTGGCAGGGAGTGTGCGGAGCAGGTCCGAAGCGTGCGCGTGCTGACTCGGGCGGCCTGGAGACGGCCATCCTCTTCCCCCGCCCCAGGGTCCCCGCGGAGGCCCCCAACCCACCCAGCCCTCCCCAATCACCAATTCCGGCAAAACAGCAGAAGCTTCTTAAACTCTAGATGCAGGTTACACGGAAGGCCTTACGGGTTAACTCAGGGGTTCGCTAATTCTACTGTCTCCATGCAGTCGGGGAAATGGTGGGGCGGCTGGCCCAGCCTGGCTGGCTGCAGTGCCGCACATGCGTGTCCACGTGTGTACATGTGAGTGTACGTGTCTCTACAAGgacccccctccccgcctgctTTCCCCTTGCCTCATCCTAAGCCGGATTCGGTCGGCCGTGTTGAATCTTCCCTCCCGCGAGGCTGGCCCAAGTGGGCTGCCTGAGGTGACCCCGACTGAGAGCAAGGGGCCCTTGCTGCCAAGAAgtcccaccccccctcccctgttTGTAGAATGAGTGTGGAGACCCCACCCACCTGCCCGCTGGCCGGCAGGCCACACACACCCATGGCAGGTAGGTGGACGGGGAAGGCGTCTGGATTTGGGTCCCGCTCACTCCTCCCTAACCCCCCTCGACCAGGGCACGGCGACTTCTGGACGCAGCGCGCTCCCCAGCAACCCCTCCAACGACGCAGACAGAAACCTGTGGGGGAGAGTTGGGGGTGAGGGcctgcacccctcaccccccacaaTAGCAACGGCCCCCCGCCTGCGGCCTCCTCACCTGGCAGTCGTGATGCTTGTCTAGACCCCATAGAAGGCAGCCAGCCTCTCCTTGAGCAGAGGCGGAAACTGCTCTGAGAACTGCTGCCAGTTCTCCTCCCCAACTTGGTCTTTGAAGCCGTGGAGAATCTGCAGTGAGGCAGGGGGTGAGGCGCGCCCCGGGGCAGAGCGGTCCGAATGCAGCCTCTCCCCCAGAGGCTCGCCACCCTCCGCTGCCTCCCAGGACGACATGAGGGCCAAGCAGGAGCTCACCTTATAAAACATGTCCCGAAGGTCATCCTTCGGGCTCACCCAGGAGGCTACAGCGtcgcagaagaaaataaagtcctGAAACGCGACAGGTCCTGTGTGAGGGGCTGCCCAAGCCCGGCCCCAGCGCCTTCCCTCCAAGCCCGGCTGCCCCAACCTGCACAACGCCCCCGGGGTTGACGCCTATCATCATGCAGATGCCTCGGAAGGCTGAATCCTTCTCCTCGTTGTCCCTGATATTCCTGAGGGACGTGCACCTGTGGGGGAGGTGAGCGGCAGGCAGTCAGCTGGCGGGGCTGGGGCAGGATGGGCATctgtggggggcagtggggagcagCAGGTCAGCGGGCAgcggggctggggtgggacaTGTATCTatgtggggtggagggagcaggggacTCAGCAGGCGATGGGCTGGGACAGGCATCTAGGGGTGGACACAGGCAAGGGAACGGGTCAGGTCCGCCGCACCCGCCCTGCCGCCCAGCCCACCAGACGCAGGCCCCACCCGGGGGGCACACACCAGGGCCGGATGAACTGCTGCAGCATGGGCGCCACCTCCTGCGGGCACACGTAGCCCAGGCGGCCGATGGTGATGGCTGGAATGGCAGAGGGACTCGTCAGGCGACCTGCAACCCCGAGCGGCCCCGGGACGGTACGTGGCGGGGCCTCTGGCACGAGGCACCAGCCCCGCCCCGTGGGCCCCAAGGGAATAGGCCCAACCAGGGTCTCCCCTGAGGCCAGCATCTTCCCTGGGGCTCTTCCCAGGAGCCCCCTTCTGGGTCTTTCCAGACACCTTCTCTGGTTCTTTCCCAAGGtgccctcaccaccaccctcccGGCTGGGAACCCCAATTCCAGGTAAGGGGCAGCAACTGCTCAGGCCTGGCGCCCACCTGTATTTTCCAGCAGCGTCTTGGGCGTGTTGGGCCGGTTGATGATCTCCACCAGGTTGTTGAGGACCATCTGCACATAGGGCTGCATCTCCGCCCCTGGGGGACCAGATAGTCAGAGCCCCGCATACCCCATACCACCCACGCTGACCCCCAGCTGCTGCCAGACATTGGCCAACTGCAGCCAGGGAGGGAACAAAGAACATTCTCCAACCAGTGCCCGGCTCAGGACCTGTGGCCAACCAGAGACAGACCCGCACCTGCCAAACACCAGAAGCTCCCCTGGGAGTCACTGCTCAACACCAGGATTAGACCACATTACCTAGATTCCCTGCGGGGGCataggtggggagggaggaagcggCCAAAATCTCCCCACCAATCCCAGTGGGCCTTTCAGCCAACTGCATGGGGGTGGGAGGTCACACACAATCCAATCAGAACAGGCCTGCTGTTCAGCCTCTTTGGAAAAACCAACCACAGATGCCTTTTCAGCCATATGGCAGGATCCCTGAGGAGACGACTGAGATGTCTTCCTGCACACCCAACTGCAGCGATCCCAAGAAGCCCCAGGGCTCTCTTAAGGGGACCTGTCAgagcctgggccctgcccccagTGGGAAACTGGCCAGAGTGGGAGATGGTGCAGGGCCTGTCAGCGTGCAGGGCACTCACCCATCTGCATGCAGATCTCGCCGATGGCCCAGGTGGCATTGTTGCAGACGGAGATGAACTCAGGGTTCAGGTTGGTGCCCAGGATGGGCATGAACTCGgctggtggggagaaggaggagtgcTGAGCAGGAAGGCCAGCCAGGGTGAGCTCCTGGACCTGGCCGGGAGACCCCATCAGACAGTACGAATACGACCCAATTTGGTCACTGTCCTCCCAAAGTCATTTCTCCATCAtgtgaggccagggctggggtcaTGGGGTCATGACAGGATGGGGGTCCTACCGATACAGGGCTTGACATGGATGAAACAGGCTTTGGTGAGATCTCCCAGGAGGGCGAAGGAGCTCTGCCGGACCTCAGGCATGGAGTCCTGGGGGGTCAGAGCAAGGCAGTGTGGCAAGGCTGGGGTCCCAACTAATCCCTCAAGGGCAGGGCAGCTGGGGGAGCAGTCCCTGGGGCATGGCCTGACCCGGTCACTTCCCATCACGGGCCCTGTCTGTAAATCTGGGACTCGGGGCCCACTGAACCGTATGTGCCCCTGCCTGGCTAACCGCTGCCCATCCTGACACGCGCACATATCTGTAAAGCTGGAGCGgcttctttcctatttccttcttctacctttttttttagccccaacgtggggctaaaactcatgaccctgagatcaagagtcacatgttccaccgacCGAGCGGGCCAGgcgcctgtttttctttttaattttctgcgCTGTTAGCTTATTCAACGAGATTTGACTCATGTCTTATTTgaatcacttttttaaataaatacaagttttcCCCCCAGCGGGTCCCTTTCTCCAGATGGCCTGTGAGTCAGCCCAGGGCGGCCGGCACGCGCAGTCAGGGGGCTTGCGAGGGGCCCGCGCACCTGCATGCACTGGAAGAGCAGCGTCATGATGTTGCTGCGGGCCACCAGCTGCTCCACGTGGCCGCCCAGGCCCTCGGCCAGGCCGCTGAGCAGGTCCAGCGCCACGATCATGAAGTCCTTGTCGGGGGCCTCGTACTGCTCAGGGTGCTGGGTGTACATCTGGGCACGGACGGGGTGGACGGGCAGGTAAGGGGAGCGGGCCCGGGCTAGGGCAGCGGCAGAGGAGCGGGTgccggggcaggggtgggggggtgctcacCATGGCCTGGGCCAGAGTCTTCTGCACCAGGGTGACGCAGCGCTGGTAGACGGGCTCGCAGTAGGGCAGGAAGCCGCTCTGCAGGGCAGTGGCCACCGATGACAGGcactggcagggaggagggcaagaGAGGTGAATTCGGGCAGGATGGGGCGGGGCACTGGGGCAAG contains the following coding sequences:
- the TNPO2 gene encoding transportin-2, which gives rise to MDWQPDEQGLQQVLQLLKDSQSPNTATQRIVQDKLKQLNQFPDFNNYLIFVLTRLKSEDEPTRSLSGLILKNNVKAHYQSFPPPVADFIKQECLNNIGDASSLIRATIGILITTIASKGELQMWPELLPQLCNLLNSEDYNTCEGAFGALQKICEDSSELLDSDALNRPLNIMIPKFLQFFKHCSPKIRWVWLPGAPPPPAQPHLWPPTEPLPHSSAFATLEEEACTELVPYLSYILDTLVFAFGKYQHKNLLILYDAIGTLADSVGHHLNQPEYIQKLMPPLIQKWNELKDEDKDLFPLLECLSSVATALQSGFLPYCEPVYQRCVTLVQKTLAQAMMYTQHPEQYEAPDKDFMIVALDLLSGLAEGLGGHVEQLVARSNIMTLLFQCMQDSMPEVRQSSFALLGDLTKACFIHVKPCIAEFMPILGTNLNPEFISVCNNATWAIGEICMQMGAEMQPYVQMVLNNLVEIINRPNTPKTLLENTAITIGRLGYVCPQEVAPMLQQFIRPWCTSLRNIRDNEEKDSAFRGICMMIGVNPGGVVQDFIFFCDAVASWVSPKDDLRDMFYKILHGFKDQVGEENWQQFSEQFPPLLKERLAAFYGV